In one window of Vibrio sp. JC009 DNA:
- a CDS encoding NrdJb, protein MTKKIANKIVGFKIKEANDDNIQPEKEEPEIQQMHETILRPEKLMGSTYKLKTPEHVSEHSLFITINDVILNEGTEHEIRRPFEVFINSKSLEHYQWIVALTRIMSAVFRKGGDCTFLVEELRSVFDPRGGYWNNGKYVPSLIAEIGNVIEQHLMEIGLLENPEMDEHQKAFLEQKKAELTSVEEEPAQEEQAASGFPPNATFCYKCNNKAVVIKDNCQTCLNCGDSKCG, encoded by the coding sequence ATGACAAAAAAAATCGCAAACAAGATTGTCGGGTTCAAAATTAAAGAGGCTAATGACGACAATATTCAGCCTGAAAAGGAAGAGCCTGAAATTCAGCAGATGCATGAAACCATTCTGCGTCCGGAAAAACTGATGGGCTCCACCTATAAACTGAAAACGCCAGAGCATGTTTCAGAGCATTCGCTGTTTATCACCATCAATGATGTGATCCTGAATGAAGGGACAGAGCACGAAATCCGCCGGCCATTTGAGGTGTTTATCAACTCAAAAAGCCTTGAGCACTATCAGTGGATTGTGGCCCTGACCCGGATTATGTCAGCGGTATTCCGCAAAGGCGGCGACTGTACCTTTTTGGTGGAAGAGCTGCGCTCGGTATTCGATCCCCGTGGCGGTTACTGGAACAACGGAAAGTACGTTCCCTCTCTGATTGCAGAAATCGGCAACGTTATCGAGCAGCACCTGATGGAAATCGGCCTGCTGGAAAATCCGGAGATGGATGAGCATCAAAAAGCCTTTCTTGAACAGAAAAAAGCAGAGCTGACTTCAGTTGAAGAAGAGCCGGCGCAGGAAGAACAAGCTGCCAGCGGTTTTCCTCCAAATGCCACTTTCTGCTACAAATGCAACAATAAAGCGGTCGTCATCAAGGACAACTGCCAGACTTGTCTCAATTGTGGTGATTCAAAGTGTGGTTAA
- a CDS encoding adenosylcobalamin-dependent ribonucleoside-diphosphate reductase: MADTYNESEPMIISATDIEYQSTSIEIWDSKYRLKTKHGEPIDQELDDTFKRVAKALSDLEKRDKKKWNEAFLWALRNGAIPAGRITSNAGAFEHKPATSTINCTVSGTIHDSMDDILNKVHEAGLTLKAGCGIGYDFSTLRPKGAFVSGAGAYTSGPLSFMDIYDKMCFTVSSAGGRRGAQMGTMDIRHPDIIDFIRAKRENGRLRQFNLSLLISEDFVHAVKEDKPWQLIFPITAKEATQDGMDLHKDQNIVWADWPVNEELVEDELGRVACKVYQTLPARKLWNVIMTSTYDYAEPGFILIDKVNQMNNNWFCEEIRATNPCGEQPLPPYGACLLGSINLTKFVRNPFTDKAFFDWDSYNKVVAIFTRMLDNVVEINKLPLEKQRHEIEHKRRHGMGFLGLGSTLTMLQRRYGSDESISFTDKVAREMAVTGWKEGLELAKEKGPAPIMEQEFEISAKMMRQRPEMAEDGIRIGDKVKGKVLHARYSRYMQQMAELEPELVNELAESGSRFTHHTSIAPTGTISLSLANNASNGIEPSFAHHYTRNVVVEGKKSKKSVDVYSFELLAYRQLINSKAMPYSEEEEAKLPDYFITTDDITPSQHVAVQAAAQSWIDSSISKTANVPTDFPFEGFKDIYMEAYDKGLKGCTTFRFNPEVFQGVLIKEKDLENTTYVFTLEDGSTFEAKGNEEIEYDGETHTAANLYDALKEGYYGKY, encoded by the coding sequence ATGGCAGACACTTACAACGAATCCGAACCTATGATCATCTCTGCAACCGATATTGAATACCAGTCTACATCCATCGAAATCTGGGACAGTAAATACAGGTTAAAAACCAAACATGGCGAACCAATAGATCAGGAGCTTGATGACACCTTTAAGCGTGTTGCCAAGGCGCTTTCTGATCTGGAAAAAAGAGATAAGAAAAAGTGGAACGAAGCGTTTCTCTGGGCGCTAAGAAATGGTGCTATTCCGGCAGGCAGAATCACCTCTAATGCTGGTGCATTTGAACACAAACCTGCGACCTCAACCATTAACTGTACTGTTTCCGGCACTATCCATGATTCTATGGACGATATTCTCAACAAAGTACATGAGGCGGGCCTGACTCTTAAAGCCGGTTGTGGGATCGGCTATGACTTCTCTACCCTGCGTCCAAAGGGGGCTTTTGTTTCAGGTGCAGGCGCTTATACCTCCGGCCCGCTGTCGTTTATGGATATCTACGACAAAATGTGTTTTACCGTCTCCTCTGCCGGTGGTCGCCGAGGCGCTCAGATGGGCACTATGGATATTCGTCACCCTGACATTATCGATTTTATTAGAGCAAAACGTGAAAACGGCCGCCTGCGCCAGTTCAACCTTTCTCTGTTAATTAGTGAAGATTTCGTTCATGCCGTTAAAGAAGACAAGCCATGGCAGCTTATCTTCCCTATTACCGCTAAAGAAGCGACTCAGGACGGAATGGATCTTCATAAGGATCAAAATATCGTCTGGGCAGACTGGCCGGTTAATGAAGAGCTGGTGGAAGATGAGTTAGGCAGAGTGGCCTGTAAGGTATATCAGACCCTTCCGGCGCGTAAACTGTGGAATGTTATTATGACTTCTACCTACGATTATGCAGAGCCGGGCTTTATTCTGATCGATAAAGTCAATCAGATGAACAATAACTGGTTCTGCGAAGAGATCCGTGCCACCAACCCATGCGGTGAGCAGCCTCTTCCGCCTTATGGCGCGTGTCTGCTGGGCTCCATAAACCTGACCAAATTTGTCCGCAATCCATTTACCGACAAAGCCTTTTTCGACTGGGACAGCTACAACAAAGTTGTCGCCATCTTCACCCGTATGCTGGACAACGTAGTTGAAATCAACAAACTTCCACTGGAAAAACAGCGTCATGAAATTGAGCATAAACGCCGTCATGGTATGGGTTTCCTTGGTCTGGGCTCAACTCTGACAATGCTGCAACGTCGCTATGGCAGTGACGAATCCATTTCATTCACCGATAAAGTTGCCCGTGAAATGGCAGTTACCGGCTGGAAAGAAGGCTTAGAACTTGCCAAAGAAAAAGGCCCGGCACCAATTATGGAGCAGGAGTTTGAGATCAGCGCAAAAATGATGCGCCAGCGCCCTGAAATGGCGGAAGATGGCATCAGGATTGGCGACAAAGTTAAAGGTAAAGTTCTGCATGCCAGATACAGCCGCTATATGCAGCAGATGGCCGAACTTGAACCAGAGCTGGTAAACGAACTGGCAGAGAGCGGCAGCCGCTTTACTCACCATACGTCGATTGCTCCAACCGGCACCATCTCGCTTTCTCTGGCCAACAACGCCAGTAACGGTATCGAGCCAAGCTTTGCCCATCACTACACGCGCAACGTAGTGGTTGAAGGTAAAAAATCCAAGAAGAGTGTTGATGTCTATAGCTTCGAACTTCTTGCCTACCGCCAGTTAATTAACTCAAAGGCGATGCCGTACTCAGAAGAGGAAGAGGCAAAACTGCCGGATTACTTTATCACCACAGACGATATTACCCCGTCGCAGCATGTTGCCGTTCAGGCCGCAGCCCAGAGCTGGATTGATTCGTCCATTTCCAAGACCGCCAATGTGCCAACCGATTTCCCGTTTGAAGGCTTTAAAGATATCTATATGGAAGCCTACGACAAGGGTCTGAAGGGATGCACCACCTTCCGCTTTAATCCGGAAGTGTTCCAGGGCGTGCTTATTAAAGAGAAAGATCTGGAAAACACCACTTATGTATTCACCCTGGAAGACGGCTCCACCTTCGAAGCCAAGGGAAATGAAGAGATTGAGTACGACGGTGAAACCCATACCGCAGCCAACCTGTACGACGCCTTAAAAGAAGGCTACTACGGTAAGTATTAA
- a CDS encoding nuclear transport factor 2 family protein, with amino-acid sequence MFRKLMVIFLGFMAMTTQAYELTKDEAQIALTVQSMGTLADRNQYDVLEKIFTPEVVVDYTSAFGGEVSTIQRSVLMTNWAGLLPGFDATYHDLNNIKVVEQKGNKAKATADIVASHYIGEEGYWQISGSYSYELEKTGDTWQISSLTLHAGEEQGTRDVLGLAIEAAKKKN; translated from the coding sequence ATGTTTAGAAAATTAATGGTTATATTTTTAGGATTTATGGCAATGACTACTCAAGCTTATGAACTGACAAAAGACGAAGCCCAAATAGCACTTACGGTGCAGAGTATGGGTACATTGGCTGACCGAAATCAGTACGATGTATTAGAGAAAATTTTTACCCCTGAAGTTGTTGTTGATTACACATCAGCATTTGGTGGTGAAGTATCTACAATTCAACGTTCAGTTCTAATGACTAACTGGGCTGGGCTGCTACCTGGTTTCGATGCTACTTATCATGACTTGAATAACATTAAAGTTGTAGAGCAAAAGGGCAACAAGGCGAAAGCAACAGCAGATATCGTAGCGAGTCACTACATTGGTGAAGAGGGTTACTGGCAAATTTCTGGTTCGTATTCATACGAGCTGGAGAAAACCGGTGACACATGGCAAATTTCTTCCCTGACACTTCACGCCGGAGAAGAGCAAGGGACGAGAGATGTTTTAGGTCTTGCTATCGAAGCGGCAAAGAAGAAGAACTAA